From the genome of Xiphophorus hellerii strain 12219 chromosome 11, Xiphophorus_hellerii-4.1, whole genome shotgun sequence, one region includes:
- the LOC116728414 gene encoding protocadherin alpha-C2-like isoform X3, giving the protein MALNWASIRTRSFVSALTFFVALWGFALSITRYSIPEEMEEGSFVANLASDLGLDVRSLLERNAKLDVIHSKNYLDINKDTGELVIREKMDRESICMTKTTSCFLKMDVILSNPVRIFNIELEILDINDNAPVFRRKTMHLDVSEATPPGERFSLTNAVDADVGANSVKTYYLSESKYFSIDIQTGSDGSKYVDLVLNGKLDREEHAIHNLILTAVDGGVPPRSGTASIIINVLDINDKAPTFSQPVFAVNVSENSPVGTVVMTLNATDLDEGTNAQLIYSYTLYTSEKTQELFSLDPQSGEIKVKGVIDYEESQSFEMYIQAQDRGANPLSGHCKVMVYVTDLNDNYPEVTIKSLKRSVTEDVSVGTLIAVVSVSDRDSGDNGAVDLHLNQQEALPFRLDKSSEGYFELLVSKPLDREVKGKYDIKLIVTDRGFPALSENETITLEILDVNDNAPMFSQSFYTIHVMENNPPGALLTSLSAHDPDLNENQYLVYFIMEKEIVNMSMSMLFSINPENGDLYGLKTFDYEREKEFLFHIEARDSGVPPLSSNVTVHIVILDQNDNTPLIVSPWRAHGSVVEEVIPRSTEKGHLVAKVVAVDADSEQNARVTYQLLQISDSTLFNLDQYNGEIRTTRMFSYRDPRQQRLVVVAKDNGQPALSATVTIKISTVEHAMTFLETTELPLEYEVFTNLNLYLVIGLGAVSFLLLITILVIIVLKCQKPKPKAIKMPPANRNSLISQRSSTIADSTLISSDAYWYSLFLAETRKGKVVVRQPIIPKGAGYFVSSIPRSIGPSETTDSRASTLEYSK; this is encoded by the exons GGGATTTGCGCTCTCCATCACCCGCTACTCCATACCGGAGGAGATGGAAGAGGGTTCCTTTGTTGCCAATCTGGCCTCAGATCTGGGTCTGGACGTTCGCAGTTTGCTGGAGCGCAATGCGAAGCTCGATGTCATTCACAGCAAAAATTACCtcgacattaacaaagacacggGGGAGCTGGTCATCCGCGAGAAGATGGACCGGGAGAGCATATGCATGACGAAAACCACCTCATGCTTCCTGAAAATGGATGTCATACTCTCCAATCCCGTTCGCATTTTCAACATCGAGCTGGAGATCTTGGACATCAACGACAACGCGCCCGTTTTTCGTAGGAAGACAATGCACTTGGACGTTTCTGAGGCAACCCCTCCCGGTGAGAGATTCTCCCTGACCAACGCGGTGGATGCGGATGTGGGGGCGAATTCAGTCAAGACCTACTATCTCAGCGAAAGCAAATACTTCAGCATTGACATCCAGACGGGCAGCGACGGCTCCAAATACGTTGATCTAGTGCTCAACGGTAAACTGGACAGAGAGGAGCATGCGATTCATAATTTGATTTTAACTGCGGTGGATGGAGGTGTGCCTCCCCGCTCTGGTACAGCCAGCATAATTATTAACGTGCTGGACATCAATGATAAAGCCCCCACGTTCAGTCAGCCCGTTTTTGCTGTCAATGTTTCGGAGAACTCTCCAGTGGGGACGGTGGTGATGACATTAAACGCGACTGATTTAGATGAAGGCACAAACGCACAATTAATATACTCGTATACCTTGTACACCTCGGAGAAGACACAGGAGCTCTTCTCCCTAGATCCACAATCAGGCGAGATCAAAGTGAAGGGGGTGATCGATTATGAAGAGAGTCAGAGTTTTGAGATGTACATTCAGGCTCAGGACAGAGGGGCAAACCCGCTGTCAGGACACTGCAAAGTGATGGTTTACGTCACAGATCTAAATGATAACTACCCAGAGGTGACCATCAAGTCCCTGAAGAGATCGGTGACCGAAGATGTGTCGGTAGGGACACTGATTGCTGTGGTGAGCGTCAGTGATAGAGATTCTGGAGACAATGGTGCCGTAGACCTCCACCTGAACCAGCAGGAAGCCTTACCCTTTCGTCTGGACAAGTCCTCAGAAGGTTACTTCGAATTGCTGGTGTCGAAACCGCTGGACCGAGAAGTCAAAGGGAAATACGACATCAAATTAATAGTGACAGACAGAGGTTTCCCAGCTTTATCTGAGAATGAAACCATCACCTTGGAGATCCTGGATGTCAACGACAATGCTCCCATGTTCTCTCAGTCCTTCTACACAATCCATGTTATGGAGAACAATCCACCTGGAGCTTTATTGACATCCCTAAGTGCACATGACCCAGATTTGAATGAGAACCAGTACTTGGTTTATTTCATAATGGAGAAAGAAATAGTTAACATGTCTATGTCCATGCTTTTCTCCATCAATCCTGAGAACGGGGATCTTTATGGCCTTAAGACCTTTGACTATGAGAGAGAGAAGGAGTTCCTGTTCCACATTGAGGCTAGGGACTCTGGTGTCCCTCCTCTGAGCAGCAATGTGACAGTTCACATTGTTATCCtggaccaaaatgacaacaCTCCCCTCATTGTATCACCATGGCGAGCACACGGCTCAGTTGTTGAGGAGGTCATACCGAGGTCCACAGAGAAAGGGCACTTGGTGGCCAAAGTGGTTGCTGTTGATGCAGACTCTGAGCAGAATGCCAGAGTCACCTACCAGCTACTGCAGATCAGTGACTCAACTCTCTTTAACCTGGATCAGTACAACGGTGAGATCAGAACGACAAGGATGTTCAGCTACAGAGACCCAAGGCAGCAGAGGCTGGTAGTTGTTGCTAAAGACAATGGACAACCTGCTTTGTCTGCCACTGTTACCATCAAGATATCAACGGTGGAGCATGCCATGACCTTCTTAGAGACAACAGAGTTACCATTAGAATACGAAGTCTTCACCAACCTAAACCTGTACCTCGTGATTGGTTTAGGAGCTGTGTCCTTTCTGTTGTTGATAACCATCTTGGTTATTATCGTCCTCAAGTGTCAAAAGCCAAAGCCAAAGGCCATCAAGATGCCCCCAGCCAACAGAAATAGCCTGATCAGCCAGAGAAGCTCCACCATCGCAGATTCCACCCTGATCTCCAGTGATGCCTACTGGTATAGCTTGTTCCTTGCAGAAACCAGGAAGGGCAAGGTGGTGGTGAGACAACCAATCATTCCCAAAGGAGCAGGATATTTTGTATCCAGCATACCCAGGAGCATAGGCCCAAGTGAAACCACAGACTCCAGAGCATCCACACTGGAG TACTCAAAATGA
- the LOC116728414 gene encoding protocadherin alpha-C2-like isoform X1, producing the protein MALNWASIRTRSFVSALTFFVALWGFALSITRYSIPEEMEEGSFVANLASDLGLDVRSLLERNAKLDVIHSKNYLDINKDTGELVIREKMDRESICMTKTTSCFLKMDVILSNPVRIFNIELEILDINDNAPVFRRKTMHLDVSEATPPGERFSLTNAVDADVGANSVKTYYLSESKYFSIDIQTGSDGSKYVDLVLNGKLDREEHAIHNLILTAVDGGVPPRSGTASIIINVLDINDKAPTFSQPVFAVNVSENSPVGTVVMTLNATDLDEGTNAQLIYSYTLYTSEKTQELFSLDPQSGEIKVKGVIDYEESQSFEMYIQAQDRGANPLSGHCKVMVYVTDLNDNYPEVTIKSLKRSVTEDVSVGTLIAVVSVSDRDSGDNGAVDLHLNQQEALPFRLDKSSEGYFELLVSKPLDREVKGKYDIKLIVTDRGFPALSENETITLEILDVNDNAPMFSQSFYTIHVMENNPPGALLTSLSAHDPDLNENQYLVYFIMEKEIVNMSMSMLFSINPENGDLYGLKTFDYEREKEFLFHIEARDSGVPPLSSNVTVHIVILDQNDNTPLIVSPWRAHGSVVEEVIPRSTEKGHLVAKVVAVDADSEQNARVTYQLLQISDSTLFNLDQYNGEIRTTRMFSYRDPRQQRLVVVAKDNGQPALSATVTIKISTVEHAMTFLETTELPLEYEVFTNLNLYLVIGLGAVSFLLLITILVIIVLKCQKPKPKAIKMPPANRNSLISQRSSTIADSTLISSDAYWYSLFLAETRKGKVVVRQPIIPKGAGYFVSSIPRSIGPSETTDSRASTLEQQPRRELR; encoded by the coding sequence GGGATTTGCGCTCTCCATCACCCGCTACTCCATACCGGAGGAGATGGAAGAGGGTTCCTTTGTTGCCAATCTGGCCTCAGATCTGGGTCTGGACGTTCGCAGTTTGCTGGAGCGCAATGCGAAGCTCGATGTCATTCACAGCAAAAATTACCtcgacattaacaaagacacggGGGAGCTGGTCATCCGCGAGAAGATGGACCGGGAGAGCATATGCATGACGAAAACCACCTCATGCTTCCTGAAAATGGATGTCATACTCTCCAATCCCGTTCGCATTTTCAACATCGAGCTGGAGATCTTGGACATCAACGACAACGCGCCCGTTTTTCGTAGGAAGACAATGCACTTGGACGTTTCTGAGGCAACCCCTCCCGGTGAGAGATTCTCCCTGACCAACGCGGTGGATGCGGATGTGGGGGCGAATTCAGTCAAGACCTACTATCTCAGCGAAAGCAAATACTTCAGCATTGACATCCAGACGGGCAGCGACGGCTCCAAATACGTTGATCTAGTGCTCAACGGTAAACTGGACAGAGAGGAGCATGCGATTCATAATTTGATTTTAACTGCGGTGGATGGAGGTGTGCCTCCCCGCTCTGGTACAGCCAGCATAATTATTAACGTGCTGGACATCAATGATAAAGCCCCCACGTTCAGTCAGCCCGTTTTTGCTGTCAATGTTTCGGAGAACTCTCCAGTGGGGACGGTGGTGATGACATTAAACGCGACTGATTTAGATGAAGGCACAAACGCACAATTAATATACTCGTATACCTTGTACACCTCGGAGAAGACACAGGAGCTCTTCTCCCTAGATCCACAATCAGGCGAGATCAAAGTGAAGGGGGTGATCGATTATGAAGAGAGTCAGAGTTTTGAGATGTACATTCAGGCTCAGGACAGAGGGGCAAACCCGCTGTCAGGACACTGCAAAGTGATGGTTTACGTCACAGATCTAAATGATAACTACCCAGAGGTGACCATCAAGTCCCTGAAGAGATCGGTGACCGAAGATGTGTCGGTAGGGACACTGATTGCTGTGGTGAGCGTCAGTGATAGAGATTCTGGAGACAATGGTGCCGTAGACCTCCACCTGAACCAGCAGGAAGCCTTACCCTTTCGTCTGGACAAGTCCTCAGAAGGTTACTTCGAATTGCTGGTGTCGAAACCGCTGGACCGAGAAGTCAAAGGGAAATACGACATCAAATTAATAGTGACAGACAGAGGTTTCCCAGCTTTATCTGAGAATGAAACCATCACCTTGGAGATCCTGGATGTCAACGACAATGCTCCCATGTTCTCTCAGTCCTTCTACACAATCCATGTTATGGAGAACAATCCACCTGGAGCTTTATTGACATCCCTAAGTGCACATGACCCAGATTTGAATGAGAACCAGTACTTGGTTTATTTCATAATGGAGAAAGAAATAGTTAACATGTCTATGTCCATGCTTTTCTCCATCAATCCTGAGAACGGGGATCTTTATGGCCTTAAGACCTTTGACTATGAGAGAGAGAAGGAGTTCCTGTTCCACATTGAGGCTAGGGACTCTGGTGTCCCTCCTCTGAGCAGCAATGTGACAGTTCACATTGTTATCCtggaccaaaatgacaacaCTCCCCTCATTGTATCACCATGGCGAGCACACGGCTCAGTTGTTGAGGAGGTCATACCGAGGTCCACAGAGAAAGGGCACTTGGTGGCCAAAGTGGTTGCTGTTGATGCAGACTCTGAGCAGAATGCCAGAGTCACCTACCAGCTACTGCAGATCAGTGACTCAACTCTCTTTAACCTGGATCAGTACAACGGTGAGATCAGAACGACAAGGATGTTCAGCTACAGAGACCCAAGGCAGCAGAGGCTGGTAGTTGTTGCTAAAGACAATGGACAACCTGCTTTGTCTGCCACTGTTACCATCAAGATATCAACGGTGGAGCATGCCATGACCTTCTTAGAGACAACAGAGTTACCATTAGAATACGAAGTCTTCACCAACCTAAACCTGTACCTCGTGATTGGTTTAGGAGCTGTGTCCTTTCTGTTGTTGATAACCATCTTGGTTATTATCGTCCTCAAGTGTCAAAAGCCAAAGCCAAAGGCCATCAAGATGCCCCCAGCCAACAGAAATAGCCTGATCAGCCAGAGAAGCTCCACCATCGCAGATTCCACCCTGATCTCCAGTGATGCCTACTGGTATAGCTTGTTCCTTGCAGAAACCAGGAAGGGCAAGGTGGTGGTGAGACAACCAATCATTCCCAAAGGAGCAGGATATTTTGTATCCAGCATACCCAGGAGCATAGGCCCAAGTGAAACCACAGACTCCAGAGCATCCACACTGGAG
- the LOC116728414 gene encoding protocadherin alpha-C2-like isoform X2, which translates to MALNWASIRTRSFVSALTFFVALWGFALSITRYSIPEEMEEGSFVANLASDLGLDVRSLLERNAKLDVIHSKNYLDINKDTGELVIREKMDRESICMTKTTSCFLKMDVILSNPVRIFNIELEILDINDNAPVFRRKTMHLDVSEATPPGERFSLTNAVDADVGANSVKTYYLSESKYFSIDIQTGSDGSKYVDLVLNGKLDREEHAIHNLILTAVDGGVPPRSGTASIIINVLDINDKAPTFSQPVFAVNVSENSPVGTVVMTLNATDLDEGTNAQLIYSYTLYTSEKTQELFSLDPQSGEIKVKGVIDYEESQSFEMYIQAQDRGANPLSGHCKVMVYVTDLNDNYPEVTIKSLKRSVTEDVSVGTLIAVVSVSDRDSGDNGAVDLHLNQQEALPFRLDKSSEGYFELLVSKPLDREVKGKYDIKLIVTDRGFPALSENETITLEILDVNDNAPMFSQSFYTIHVMENNPPGALLTSLSAHDPDLNENQYLVYFIMEKEIVNMSMSMLFSINPENGDLYGLKTFDYEREKEFLFHIEARDSGVPPLSSNVTVHIVILDQNDNTPLIVSPWRAHGSVVEEVIPRSTEKGHLVAKVVAVDADSEQNARVTYQLLQISDSTLFNLDQYNGEIRTTRMFSYRDPRQQRLVVVAKDNGQPALSATVTIKISTVEHAMTFLETTELPLEYEVFTNLNLYLVIGLGAVSFLLLITILVIIVLKCQKPKPKAIKMPPANRNSLISQRSSTIADSTLISSDAYWYSLFLAETRKGKVVVRQPIIPKGAGYFVSSIPRSIGPSETTDSRASTLEQPRRELR; encoded by the coding sequence GGGATTTGCGCTCTCCATCACCCGCTACTCCATACCGGAGGAGATGGAAGAGGGTTCCTTTGTTGCCAATCTGGCCTCAGATCTGGGTCTGGACGTTCGCAGTTTGCTGGAGCGCAATGCGAAGCTCGATGTCATTCACAGCAAAAATTACCtcgacattaacaaagacacggGGGAGCTGGTCATCCGCGAGAAGATGGACCGGGAGAGCATATGCATGACGAAAACCACCTCATGCTTCCTGAAAATGGATGTCATACTCTCCAATCCCGTTCGCATTTTCAACATCGAGCTGGAGATCTTGGACATCAACGACAACGCGCCCGTTTTTCGTAGGAAGACAATGCACTTGGACGTTTCTGAGGCAACCCCTCCCGGTGAGAGATTCTCCCTGACCAACGCGGTGGATGCGGATGTGGGGGCGAATTCAGTCAAGACCTACTATCTCAGCGAAAGCAAATACTTCAGCATTGACATCCAGACGGGCAGCGACGGCTCCAAATACGTTGATCTAGTGCTCAACGGTAAACTGGACAGAGAGGAGCATGCGATTCATAATTTGATTTTAACTGCGGTGGATGGAGGTGTGCCTCCCCGCTCTGGTACAGCCAGCATAATTATTAACGTGCTGGACATCAATGATAAAGCCCCCACGTTCAGTCAGCCCGTTTTTGCTGTCAATGTTTCGGAGAACTCTCCAGTGGGGACGGTGGTGATGACATTAAACGCGACTGATTTAGATGAAGGCACAAACGCACAATTAATATACTCGTATACCTTGTACACCTCGGAGAAGACACAGGAGCTCTTCTCCCTAGATCCACAATCAGGCGAGATCAAAGTGAAGGGGGTGATCGATTATGAAGAGAGTCAGAGTTTTGAGATGTACATTCAGGCTCAGGACAGAGGGGCAAACCCGCTGTCAGGACACTGCAAAGTGATGGTTTACGTCACAGATCTAAATGATAACTACCCAGAGGTGACCATCAAGTCCCTGAAGAGATCGGTGACCGAAGATGTGTCGGTAGGGACACTGATTGCTGTGGTGAGCGTCAGTGATAGAGATTCTGGAGACAATGGTGCCGTAGACCTCCACCTGAACCAGCAGGAAGCCTTACCCTTTCGTCTGGACAAGTCCTCAGAAGGTTACTTCGAATTGCTGGTGTCGAAACCGCTGGACCGAGAAGTCAAAGGGAAATACGACATCAAATTAATAGTGACAGACAGAGGTTTCCCAGCTTTATCTGAGAATGAAACCATCACCTTGGAGATCCTGGATGTCAACGACAATGCTCCCATGTTCTCTCAGTCCTTCTACACAATCCATGTTATGGAGAACAATCCACCTGGAGCTTTATTGACATCCCTAAGTGCACATGACCCAGATTTGAATGAGAACCAGTACTTGGTTTATTTCATAATGGAGAAAGAAATAGTTAACATGTCTATGTCCATGCTTTTCTCCATCAATCCTGAGAACGGGGATCTTTATGGCCTTAAGACCTTTGACTATGAGAGAGAGAAGGAGTTCCTGTTCCACATTGAGGCTAGGGACTCTGGTGTCCCTCCTCTGAGCAGCAATGTGACAGTTCACATTGTTATCCtggaccaaaatgacaacaCTCCCCTCATTGTATCACCATGGCGAGCACACGGCTCAGTTGTTGAGGAGGTCATACCGAGGTCCACAGAGAAAGGGCACTTGGTGGCCAAAGTGGTTGCTGTTGATGCAGACTCTGAGCAGAATGCCAGAGTCACCTACCAGCTACTGCAGATCAGTGACTCAACTCTCTTTAACCTGGATCAGTACAACGGTGAGATCAGAACGACAAGGATGTTCAGCTACAGAGACCCAAGGCAGCAGAGGCTGGTAGTTGTTGCTAAAGACAATGGACAACCTGCTTTGTCTGCCACTGTTACCATCAAGATATCAACGGTGGAGCATGCCATGACCTTCTTAGAGACAACAGAGTTACCATTAGAATACGAAGTCTTCACCAACCTAAACCTGTACCTCGTGATTGGTTTAGGAGCTGTGTCCTTTCTGTTGTTGATAACCATCTTGGTTATTATCGTCCTCAAGTGTCAAAAGCCAAAGCCAAAGGCCATCAAGATGCCCCCAGCCAACAGAAATAGCCTGATCAGCCAGAGAAGCTCCACCATCGCAGATTCCACCCTGATCTCCAGTGATGCCTACTGGTATAGCTTGTTCCTTGCAGAAACCAGGAAGGGCAAGGTGGTGGTGAGACAACCAATCATTCCCAAAGGAGCAGGATATTTTGTATCCAGCATACCCAGGAGCATAGGCCCAAGTGAAACCACAGACTCCAGAGCATCCACACTGGAG